A genomic window from Treponema maltophilum ATCC 51939 includes:
- the gap gene encoding type I glyceraldehyde-3-phosphate dehydrogenase has product MIKVGINGFGRIGRMVFRAAVQNFAKDIQIVGINDLLDPDYLAYMLKYDSVHGQFKGDVKVDGNTMIVNGNKIRLTAEKEPANLKWNEVGADVVVESTGFFLTDELARAHITAGAKKVVLSAPSKDATPMFVYGVNHKTYKGQDIISNASCTTNCLAPLAKVLHDAFGIKRGLMTTVHAATATQKTVDGPSKKDWRGGRGILENIIPSSTGAAKAVGKVLPELNGKLTGMSMRVPTSDVSVVDLTVELNKEASYEDICKAMKKASEGELKGILGYTDEAVVSTDFRGEARTSVFDAKAGIALDPTFVKVVSWYDNEWGYSNKLCEMIRVVAK; this is encoded by the coding sequence ATGATTAAAGTAGGAATTAACGGTTTCGGCCGCATCGGACGCATGGTCTTCCGCGCCGCCGTACAGAATTTTGCAAAAGATATTCAGATTGTCGGTATTAACGACCTGCTCGATCCCGATTATCTTGCGTATATGCTTAAATACGATTCCGTACACGGTCAGTTTAAAGGCGATGTAAAAGTCGACGGAAATACGATGATTGTAAACGGAAACAAAATCCGCCTTACCGCGGAAAAAGAACCCGCAAACCTTAAATGGAACGAAGTCGGTGCCGATGTCGTTGTCGAATCGACCGGATTTTTCCTTACCGACGAACTTGCCCGCGCACATATTACAGCCGGTGCAAAAAAGGTCGTGCTGTCGGCTCCTTCGAAAGACGCCACCCCGATGTTCGTATACGGCGTAAACCACAAAACCTACAAAGGTCAGGACATTATTTCCAACGCTTCCTGCACGACCAACTGTCTTGCCCCCTTGGCAAAAGTACTGCACGACGCGTTCGGCATTAAGCGCGGTCTTATGACGACCGTTCACGCCGCCACCGCTACGCAAAAAACCGTCGACGGTCCTTCCAAAAAAGACTGGAGAGGCGGCCGCGGTATTCTTGAAAACATCATCCCGTCTTCAACCGGAGCCGCAAAAGCGGTCGGTAAAGTTCTTCCCGAATTGAACGGAAAACTCACCGGTATGTCCATGCGCGTTCCCACGTCGGACGTTTCCGTCGTAGACTTGACCGTCGAATTGAACAAAGAAGCTTCTTACGAAGACATTTGCAAAGCCATGAAAAAAGCTTCCGAAGGCGAGCTTAAAGGCATTCTCGGTTACACCGACGAGGCCGTCGTTTCCACCGATTTCCGCGGTGAAGCACGCACCTCCGTATTCGATGCAAAAGCCGGTATCGCCCTCGACCCGACCTTTGTAAAAGTCGTTTCGTGGTACGATAACGAATGGGGTTATTCGAACAAACTGTGCGAAATGATCCGCGTCGTCGCAAAATAA
- a CDS encoding chromate transporter: MTLWALFWRFFFIGLFTIGGGQVAITLMYQELVDSGIIGAELFYNMLAVSESTPGPIGINMATYLGTEMFGVRGGIITTLGTVAPSIIVILIIARFFSRMQDTLAVKSLFTVLRPMAAGLVCIAAWNVFKISVVLLNKAKLSGVLADAFELPRIVAWLVFSFLLFKTKLPAILYIVLGALFGLIFL; encoded by the coding sequence ATGACCTTGTGGGCTTTGTTTTGGCGCTTCTTTTTTATCGGGTTATTTACGATCGGCGGCGGTCAGGTTGCGATAACGCTTATGTATCAGGAATTGGTGGATTCCGGCATTATCGGCGCCGAACTTTTTTACAACATGCTTGCCGTTTCCGAATCGACTCCCGGACCTATCGGCATAAATATGGCAACCTATTTGGGAACCGAAATGTTCGGCGTGCGGGGCGGCATTATCACGACGCTGGGAACCGTCGCGCCTTCAATTATCGTCATTTTAATCATTGCACGGTTTTTCAGCCGTATGCAGGATACGCTTGCGGTTAAAAGTTTGTTTACCGTGCTGCGTCCTATGGCTGCCGGTCTTGTCTGCATTGCCGCATGGAACGTCTTTAAGATTTCGGTTGTGCTGCTGAATAAAGCAAAATTGAGCGGCGTTTTAGCCGACGCATTCGAGCTTCCGCGTATTGTCGCGTGGCTTGTATTCAGCTTTTTGCTTTTTAAAACAAAATTGCCGGCGATTTTATACATCGTGTTGGGCGCACTTTTCGGTTTAATTTTTTTATAA
- a CDS encoding LacI family DNA-binding transcriptional regulator — protein sequence MTTIKDIAQLAEVSIATVSKIKNGNDRNISRATRDKVNRLIKENNYVPNAVAKGLKSKRTKTLGFILPDISNPFFPEIARGVEDIAWAHHFSVTFCNTDNDIQREEDALQLMQSKMVDGVIVTRSMFGKSSEILTKYNFPIVVVDRKGKTGREKVGEIVIDAKKAFFDVTKHLIACGCKNIAYVSAKGKYDNERYNGFKSALIHAGLNLNEESVYRAQYNVETGIEGVEKIFAQHIPDAIVCGNDLIAVGAMSALKDKQISVPENIKITGFDDIYFSRFLSPSLTTVKQPAYEMGAAAAQMLIDFIVNGKPLCMKKLDYQLIVRESTVLNSPKGGY from the coding sequence TTGACTACCATTAAAGATATTGCTCAGCTGGCTGAAGTTTCAATCGCTACCGTTTCCAAAATTAAAAACGGAAACGACCGTAATATAAGCCGTGCTACGCGCGATAAAGTCAATCGACTCATAAAAGAAAACAACTATGTTCCCAATGCCGTCGCAAAAGGCCTCAAAAGCAAAAGGACTAAGACACTCGGTTTTATTCTTCCTGATATCAGTAATCCGTTTTTCCCTGAAATTGCCAGAGGGGTAGAAGATATTGCATGGGCACATCATTTTTCCGTTACTTTTTGTAATACGGATAATGATATACAACGGGAAGAAGATGCTTTGCAATTGATGCAATCCAAGATGGTTGACGGCGTAATCGTAACTCGTTCAATGTTTGGAAAATCATCCGAAATACTTACAAAATACAATTTTCCGATAGTCGTTGTAGATCGCAAAGGTAAAACCGGTCGAGAAAAAGTGGGAGAAATAGTTATAGATGCGAAAAAAGCTTTTTTCGACGTTACTAAGCATCTTATTGCTTGCGGTTGTAAAAATATTGCGTATGTTTCTGCAAAAGGGAAATATGATAATGAGCGATATAACGGTTTTAAATCGGCTTTAATTCATGCCGGATTAAATTTAAATGAAGAGTCGGTTTATCGTGCTCAATATAATGTAGAGACCGGTATCGAAGGTGTTGAAAAAATCTTTGCACAACATATTCCCGATGCTATTGTATGCGGAAACGATCTTATCGCTGTCGGTGCAATGAGCGCATTAAAAGATAAACAGATTTCAGTTCCCGAAAATATTAAAATTACGGGGTTTGATGATATTTACTTTTCCCGTTTCCTCAGCCCGTCATTGACAACAGTAAAACAGCCTGCGTATGAAATGGGTGCCGCTGCAGCACAAATGTTGATCGATTTTATTGTTAACGGTAAACCGCTTTGTATGAAAAAGCTTGATTATCAACTGATTGTCCGTGAAAGTACAGTGCTTAACTCCCCAAAAGGAGGATATTGA
- a CDS encoding alpha/beta hydrolase — protein sequence MKRIKDYEPICKCEFGKLAEKVDLKPDFFSGFDPQKRKEIVKAEADFYRRITEPFSVDTHIITEFISIPARDGFAIPVKVYRPVNTKGVRPAFIFIHGGGFITCSVETHNFVPAYIAAHSGCICFSIDYRLAPEFKFPKGLEDCYDTAKWLIQNAEKIGIDAAKVAVGGDSSGGNFAAVLSQMAKHDKEVAFCKEVLIYPVTDLSNDISKRSAEVYAPVGSSDGGKTSPSFLQMYLPDGTDVHNPMISPLFSNDLSGLPKTLFILAECDAFCDDGLYYAKALQDSGVDVSFHIYKGMPHAFILRTYEETFVALDEICKFLIE from the coding sequence ATGAAGCGCATTAAAGACTACGAACCTATTTGTAAATGCGAATTCGGTAAATTGGCTGAAAAAGTTGATTTAAAACCGGATTTTTTCAGCGGGTTTGACCCTCAAAAGAGAAAAGAAATTGTAAAAGCGGAAGCCGATTTTTATCGCCGTATAACCGAGCCCTTCTCGGTTGATACGCATATTATTACGGAATTTATCAGTATCCCTGCACGGGACGGGTTTGCAATTCCGGTAAAAGTATATCGGCCGGTAAATACAAAGGGCGTACGCCCTGCATTTATTTTTATACATGGCGGCGGTTTTATAACATGCTCAGTCGAAACACATAATTTTGTTCCCGCATATATAGCAGCACATTCCGGTTGTATATGTTTTAGCATAGATTATCGTCTTGCCCCCGAGTTTAAATTTCCGAAAGGTCTTGAAGATTGTTATGACACAGCAAAGTGGCTTATACAAAATGCCGAAAAAATCGGAATCGACGCTGCCAAGGTTGCGGTAGGCGGCGATAGCAGCGGAGGAAATTTTGCGGCGGTTCTTTCGCAAATGGCAAAACACGATAAAGAAGTTGCTTTTTGTAAAGAGGTTTTAATTTATCCCGTTACGGATTTGTCGAATGATATTTCGAAGCGTTCCGCCGAAGTGTATGCGCCGGTCGGTTCTTCCGATGGTGGAAAAACGTCGCCGTCTTTTTTGCAAATGTATCTTCCCGATGGTACCGATGTGCACAATCCCATGATATCACCTCTTTTCAGCAATGATTTATCCGGTTTGCCAAAAACTCTTTTTATCTTGGCGGAGTGTGACGCATTTTGCGATGACGGTTTGTATTATGCAAAAGCTTTGCAAGACAGCGGTGTTGATGTCTCATTTCATATTTATAAAGGAATGCCCCATGC